In Glycine max cultivar Williams 82 chromosome 4, Glycine_max_v4.0, whole genome shotgun sequence, the genomic stretch TTTGTTTTATGCATTGAAAGACTTTTCCATTTAATCAATTATGAGGTGGAGCAGGGTCTATGGAAACCAATCCAACTATCAAGAAGTGGTCCGAAGATCTCTCACCTTTCTTTTGCATATGACCTCCTCCTATTTGCAGAAGCATCTTTGGATTAGGCAGAAGGTTTGAGCAACACCCTGTATATTTTCTGTAGAAGCTCAGGTCAAAAAGTGAGTGTGGATAAGAccagaatatttttttctaagagtACTAGAGATCGAATTGCCAATAAGCTTGGTTATCAAAGGATGACGGATCTTGATTAGTACTTAGGTGTTCCCCTCCACCATGACAGAGTCTCAAAGCAAAACTACCAATTCTTGCTTGACAAAGTTAACAAAAGATTGAGTAATTGGAAAGCTTCCCAGTTATCCTTAGCAGGTAGAGTCACTTTCACCAAAGTTGTGATCTAAGCTTTACCTAATTATGTAATGCAGACTACCCTCCTCCCTGCTACAGCGTGTGAAGAGATTGACAAAAAAGTGTCGTGGTTTTGTGTGGGGCCATACTACAACCTCTACAAAAGTTCATTGGCACAATTGGGACTTAATATGTATCCCTAAATATAAAGGAGGTTTTGAGCTTTAGAAAGCATTTGTAATGAATCAAGCTATGTTGATGAAGGTTAGCTGGAATATGTGTACGAGACCCAACAATTTATGGGTCAGAATGATGCCTTCAAAGTATAAATGTGAGGATGACGTACTCCCTGTTATTGACCAGCATAGACAAGGGACAAATTTATGGCAAGGGATTGTAAAGAATTGGGAACATTTTAAGCCAAACTTAATTTGGAGGATTGGCAATGGTAGGCAAGTTCGGTTTCGGGAAGATTATTGGGTCCCAGGGGTTAGAAATCTCAAACATCATTGGATTATTCAAACCAATGTTAGGGAGAATATTCCAGTGTGCTTCTTTGTTAATGCAAATGATGACTGGAACTTGGATCGAATGACTAAAGAGATTCCTTTGAATATTGTTCAAATTATTAAGAGTTTGAGGCCCCCCTAGAGCTCAGCACACCATGATTATGTGGAGTGGGATAAGGTTGTTGATGGCAAGTTCTCAACGCTTTTTAAAGGAGTGTGGCATTGGGATGGGCCTGATCTCATAAAGTTCCATCTCTGGAAGATCTGTCAAGAAATTCTCCCTACAAATGCATTGAGAGTGCATCAGCATATGGCAATGGATGATAAGTGTCCCGTGTGTAATCTTCACCCAGAATCACTACATCATGCTCTTAGGGACTGCAAGTGGGTAAACAAAATATGGTTAGCCTTTAATGTTTTGCCTAATTCCTTGCTTTTCCAACAAGATGTGGGTAACTGGGTTGCTACAAACCTGGTTAAAACTCAGTCTGCATAATATAATGTGGAACACTGTTTTTGGTGTTATTTTGGACCGCTTATGGTGGAGGCGCAATGAATGGGTATTTCGCAATAAATTGAGGGACACTAATGCAGTGGTCATGAATGTTAAGAGCTTTCTTTGTGACTGGAATAACAACAAGAAGCTCCAGCAAAACCTTACTCCAGATTATATCAATGTCAGTATTGAGGAAGCAGAGCGGTGGAAAAGACCTTTGGAGGGATTTGCAAAAGTTAACTGTGATGGAGCACTTCATCATATAGCTGCTATAGCTTCGTGTGGTGCAGTGCTTCATAATGACGATGGTGTTTTCATGCAAGCGTACTCGAGGAGACTAGGACATTGCTCAATCTTAGAAGTTGAACTTTGGGCGATTTTTCATGGTCTAAATATGGTGGGGAACTATTAGGTAACAAACTTAATAGTTGAAACGGATAATGTGGAGGCTATTAAGTTGTTTGATAGTGGAAACTTTACGGGAAGTCAGTTTGCAGAACTGGTAGCTGAAATTGAGAAGAAGAAAGCTACTTTTCAAAAGTGCATTATGACTCATATTGTTAGAGAAGCAAATAGGTTGAGAAGAAGAAAGCtacttttgtattattttatttgttggttTTTGGTTAggtttttttgttgattaatcTTAtggagtttttgttttttttattgttattatttcttgAACCTCAGTTGCTCCCAATTTAGAATTAACAAAAGAAATCACCAGCAAAGTAGGGATGAACTGatgaaattagaagaaaaaaaaaagatttttgctATTAtcagaaaaaatttaaaatgaaataaaaaaaaactggttAAATAAGTCTCCCTTTTCAGAGAACAAACCGGATACCTGAATAATAAATCACCTTTTAAATGAACAAGTCTACATTTTAAGTAAAATgtgttgtttaaaaaatttatttttttcttcccgtAAGTAACCTGTTATTGCATGTAATTTTGACTTCCTAACTGGTTGTGCATTTTCTAAGAGACTTCACCGTAGGCATcacctcttttctttctttagttACTTTTCTTCCACTTCATTCAtcgtgagagaaaaaaaaaaggatgtttTTTAATGAATACAAAGAGCATCTCATCACTTATTTGCTTTCAAGCTGAAAAGTGACTgtattatgttttcaattttcatttataaactTGTTGTAAAAATGTATATTTGTATTATTCCAGTGTAGGTGTAATTATTCTCTTTTCAATTACATatgtaaattaaaagaaatatacagataatttttaattttaagtggtatggaaaacttaattatttatatacgaTCGAGGATTTGTTGTGATGCAGAGATGATATAGAAGAGGTAGGAAAAGAGATATCATTATTAACTTTTCATAGATTGGTGACTGCATTGCCTCTAGCTTTCAATATTATTTCATGGATTttccataaattttaattaataaaataatattaaactgTGTTTAAAAATATGGTGATAGTAGGTGAGTTAAATCAACCAAACcgattgaatttaatttagatTTGATTGAATTTGTTGAACTTTTTAACAAACGTGACCTAAAACAATTCAACCAAACTCAAGACCAAttagttctttaatttttgttaacaaaaagtaatatttgtaaaaaataaaatagcattTAAGAAAGCTTCAGtttatattatacattttttaaataaaataaaagtataagaaaaaaaaattaaaataaactatggtaATCAGATGAGTTTAGTTTACTAATTTAGAATACGTTTGAAAGAGCTAATAAAAAGCTTATTttgaacttataaaaataacataattttcataagatttatttaatttgtttcaacaagtttcttggagtaacttattaaaataaagcTTATTTTAGCTTATTCCAGTTGTATGATCAAATGTATAATATACTAAGTTTTTATGTGATAAAACCTATTAAATAAGCAtgtaattaagttatttatccAAACACTTATTATGAGCTTAAGAATGTACTGTTTGATActcaatctattttttttaaagatatactCAATCTAATAATAATTGAGTTACGCAACATTTTATTCAATAGGTTTAATGGTGTTTAGtatttgaaaatgataaatttcgATTTTTCAcatcaacttttaaaatattgattttccCCTATATTTTCAAAAGTACCTAAATTTCAGTCCTTGTACAAGGGAAAAGTGTTAGACTAAAGGATTGAAGTTTAGATATTTCCAAAAATATAAGGACGaaaactattaattttaaaagttaattatagGTCATGTTTAAATTAACTTCTTCGTaaacacttataaaaaaaagaaatataaaatgaaataagcttcttacttaataagttaaaattaacttattatacaattatataaactaatttataaaaaaaaattggtttattttttctaaaagttaattttaatttatacataaattaattttaacttgttaGAAAAtcttaactcatttttttttcttgttctacAAGTGTTTAACAAATATAACTAACCCAGTAGTTATACAAAAAGTGTAGCTATATATTAAGTGAATAGATCTGTCTCCTCCACGGCCTCACTCATTTGTTAACAGTTGCACCTACGCCTCTTTGTGACTTGTCTAATAAACTAATTGATGTATTTAAAGACAGCATTTGCAGATGCATTAGAAAAGAATAGAACATAAAATATGTGTTCTATTTACCTatttagtttataataaaaaaatgcaatatatttaattttacaaaaaaaatgaacttaaaaaaaataaaatataacaatttatttaactatatattgttattgtttCAAACTCTATCTAATTCGGTGAGTTTGCAAAAGAAATAGAAgacaaacatttaaaaaataagtattttagcTGATTTTTGCTATCCCATAATAATAAGGTGGATACTGAGGATGAATGACATAAAGATTTATCTAAGCTTCAAATGGCAGgtattgttttgaaaattccAACAAGCTGTTATCTTCTGGGTGGacagaaatgaaaataattaataagacAAACCTTACTCTCCAACTACTTAGATATAATTACTACCTAAATCTCTGATACGATTAGTTGTGATGAtatctaattatttattgtgAGAGGAAATGATCCAATGTCTAGTTTATAATCCAAGCTAGAGGTAAgctgtaattattttttatccggTCTTAAATTTTGACTGAATTAGATTCACACTCGTCTCAAATAGATTTCAACCAAGATATTTTGGCAAATGAAATTCGACATTGTTAATCATTTTGCTTCAATTTTGAAATGtaagttaataataattaactttattttaacacGGGGATGGAAAATATTAGGAAAGGTATTTACCAGTTTTTATAGGTTTTAATAgtttattcaatcaaaattaacaGCGTTTGAAGTATTGAATCTAGCCATACAAGTAATGAAAAAGAATTATTccgaaagaaaataaagaaaaataataatgaggGAGAATGAAATGAATGAGAAAGGAGTGAATTCTTTTGTTCTGTTTGTTCTGGAACATCATCGTTGCATGCCTGTTTTGAGATTACAGACCATAATCAGGAAATTATTTCCTGCACTCCCATTTTCTTTCTACACCTATTctagaatgtaaaaaaattacattccaGAATGTAAATTTTTACATTCCACAGTTACATTTGGGATTATGTGTTTCGGAAGCTTAAAAGATATGCAGGAAGTAAAATTGGAGCTGTACGAAGAAACTTCCTCAGCATCTACTATTGGACATTTTGTGAGACAAAACCTGGTATTATTGGACTTCCTGGGCCAGATGTTTTTCCATAGATAGTTTAGGCTCTTACTATTTATACCTCCAATTTTTCTAAGTAGACCCACGTTCCCCTTTCTACCTCTCAGTTACCCATTATgtcctttttcttaaaaaagtacACCTCTTTTTGCTTTTGAGAAATGTATTTCTAGGATTACAtatacatattccaaaaatgTATCtccaaaattatgatttatagtTATGGAGATATACTTTCAGAATAagtatatattttcaataaaatatcacttaagaATTAGGATAATTgatgagaaataaataaaaaaatgataaatatttatcttatactcatattttttagtcttatttttatcctatcattaatattttttaaatcctatcaaaaatcttatttttattttctttattatttcttaaaccttaattttaaactatcttcaccatatattcattatataatactATGTTTTCATCATTAtcatacaatattttttgttttctttcatgtgACACTATATTTCAAGGTACGTTTATCACTAACTTCATATATTATATACCTTAATTACAAAACAAAGCTTTTGACAATGATTTCTTTCCTTTAACTGcgttcattcattttttaatctaaGCCCATGTCAACAATTTAGTGTCACATGAAGTTAGTGATGAACGTATTTTGAAACACATTGTCACATGAAGAAAAACGCAAAATATTGCATAATAATGATGAAAACacaatattatataatgaatatatggtaaatataatttaaaattagggttaaagaataataaagattagatgaaaataaaattttagaaaggatttaaataacattaatgATAGGATAAAAATAAGACTAAGAAACATGGGTATAAAATaagcatttatcatttttttttatttctcgtcaaccatcttaattcttaagtgatattttatcgaaaaatatatatgtattccAGAAGTATATCTCTAGAACTATGAATCATAATTCTGGAGATACATTTCTAAAATAGGTATATGTAATTCTGGAAATATATTTCGAAAAACAAAAGGGGTgtacttttttaagaaaaaaatataatggatAATTGAGAGATAAAATGGGATATGGGGGTGTACTTAAAAAGCAGGGGTAGAAATAGGAAGAGCTGATGGTTTAAGTGCTTTGTGCTTAAGGACCCAAGAAAGAAATAGGAACTACTATTCTCACCTTGTATTAACACCTCgtttttttagtttatgaattaaaatatattataaaattgtatttctATTTTGTAATGAATTTGCACCTTATAACAAAATTGAACACATATTTTTTGAATCAAAATACAAAATGGAATGAcatttttattatacattttgtccaacaaaaatgtgttattgatgtgttaattttttactaatagtgatataaattattttttaaaatgaattaagatacattttatcctttttaattggagtcatatcatattttttttatcattttcaattaaaattgaattaattacaataaaaaatattctttataaaagtaattgaattatttattatgcaAATTACCCTTATTAAtagtaattgaaataattatgatattagtttgaattacaattaattcgattataattaaaaaggacaacttatatgatctttaattctaaattcaatttaaaattatttatattataattaattcgattattattaagaaaagataacttatattataattaaataattaaaacacacacatatattaataaattatattatttacttCCTTGCACTAAATAATGGAATTCAGCACAAGTATATTATATACCTATATATATCCTCGTGATCTACAAGTAGTAGATTAAAGGCGTTCATATGGTAGCTACTACACTAACACTAGTCACCACTAGTGGAAGAAGCTTTCGACAAAATGCAGAATGATTCAATTTTAATGGCTGGCTTAATGTGAGATCATTCTTTGGGTTTAAAATACACCAAAACACAATCACTGCtccttttcttgtttttatttatagaaacgAACACTTTTCTCTAATGTTTACGCACAACAATGGAATTAGGGGACCATTGAGTGGATCCAATTTGTTTCCAGGTCTGAGCAAGCACAATCAGCTGTGGGAGCGAACTTTTTTCTGAATAAAGTGATTCAATATATAGGCTCTCTTTCATTTGAACTGacctaaattaattatatgcatacgaagaatatatttgttttagtaaGTGTTGTTTCATCTGAAGTAAAACAGtcacaagaaaaaaatttaaaatcaatcaaacttttttttatatatataaattataataagctTGTACGAGTATATCTTAACCTTAAGTTTGGGTCAAATTGCTTTCCCTCGCGCAGCTTGAttcccaaaaacaaaattaattggaTTATTATTAAATCCAAATCATGGTTAAGTTCGTTCATGTGTATGGTCAATCTTTAGCTCCAAGTTGCagttataattgtttttgtaCATATCGTGCCTTTTAAAACATAGGAAAAATATTGTGCCTTTTAAAGCATGGGAAAAACAGAATTAACTGAGAATGATATTAGCATTGTCCTATGTTTTGACAACGATAGACACAAGTCTGATCAATTATATGCGCTTTCATGCACAGGGTTAGGACAAAGGGAAAGTTTACTAGTTTATGCATGAAAAACCGGAGTGGTGTTTTCCActacatatatgatatattcaTTAGGAATAATATAGTCTGTCTAAGATTCAACTTATGAAATTTGTGTTTTAAACAGCTCAGCCAAGTTTGATATgtgaaataaatgattttttttttaatttgtatttattcTCTAGAAGTCAGCAAATAAACGGATCAGTACGCGGCTCAAAtaataatttggaaaaaaatatttttttaaaagtgaaaaatatgtaaaattagaagaaaaatctTCGTGGATTTGAATCCTTTCCATGCCCCTAATATCCATTAGTTTCTTCTCCAGCAAAATCTTCGTGTTAAGTTGTTATGTATAGTCTCTCGATTGGTACCAGGTAGCTAATCGTGACCATCTGCACGTTCCTATTGCAAATAAACAgttatttaattgaatttaatttaaatatattgatgcatTTTAATCATACACAATcattttattaactttaatCATACTTATATTAAAAGTCAACATGATTCCAGATTAATTGACTGTAAAACTTAAACTCTTTTGAATTAAATACTTGATATAATGgaaatataagattgatttaatCATGAAGGGAGATGAGAGAGGAAAAGAAgtaataaatttgaattatttcattaagaaaaactaacaactgatatttgtaaataaaaaaaaaaaaaaactgatctAATGTTTAAGAAGGCCTCAAGACTTTCAAGTGAACCTAGCAAAAGTGGATGTAACTTGAGTTGGGGGGATATTcggaaattgataaaaaaaaaaaaacacaaactctAATATAAAGTGATGAGTACTAATTTTTAGAATATGAGCCCAAAGCTATGTGTATATTTCGATTTTGTTTATAAGCTGTTTTAGCTACAAATTAATGCTTCCAAAGTTTGCACGACGGGTGTAGGTTTTGTTCCCGGGATTTGTGGATGATGCCTGGTCAGTTTAACAATACTTTGGCCCCATATACTTCTTCATAGAATCATTTGCCTGTCTCTATCGCATTATCTAACAGAAAACGAGCAAGTTGCTATTAAATTAGTGTTGTTAGATTGTTTGGTTTGCAATAAATTCAATTGTTGATggcaaaattaagaaaaagccAGTCTCCagcttttattcattttattttaacttggaACTTAATGGGGATGACTAaagaaatgttttatttttcatagtatGCCAAATGCAAATAGCCATTcagttaaaatgaaataaaatacaataaaataaatttatcatttcattttttatttaaatattctattataaaaataatttttattgaggttcttattaaaaatattagttaacaaattaataataatttttattaacactgcattaaaactataataaaaatgtaataataataataatatcttttcaatattttttcaacCTTATCTCGTTGAGACATTGgttaacattttaaattataaactatATTCTATACgcatgttattagttttttgaaaaaaagagccaaagtgttttttttttttataacaaaagcAGCCTAAATTCCCAAACAAGAAATTCTACTAAACAAAATTCAAGCAGAGTCAACCAACAAACACAGAGACTAAGAAGTTTGACAAAAATTCTACAATCAACACTAATGTTTAAGCTGTGCTTAGCTAGTTCATTTGTCACCTGATTTGCTTTGTGATAGATATGCAAAAAGGATATACGATTGTTCTTGAGCCGACATGACTTCTAATATCTCTCACCACATTATAACAAAAATGTG encodes the following:
- the LOC102666861 gene encoding uncharacterized protein produces the protein MWNTVFGVILDRLWWRRNEWVFRNKLRDTNAVVMNVKSFLCDWNNNKKLQQNLTPDYINVSIEEAERWKRPLEGFAKVNCDGALHHIAAIASCGAVLHNDDGVFMQAYSRRLGHCSILEVELWAIFHGLNMVGNY